The Mycobacterium paragordonae genome includes a region encoding these proteins:
- the pks2 gene encoding sulfolipid-1 biosynthesis phthioceranic/hydroxyphthioceranic acid synthase yields the protein MDRTGVTPVAVIGMACRLPGGIDSPEQLWEALLRGDDFVTEVPSHRWDVEEFYDPEPGVPGRTVCKWGAFLDDVADFDPEFFGITEREATEMDPQHRLLLQTSWEAMEHAGLTRDALTAVQTGVFVGLMHDDYLFMHADADTLSGPYGYMGNSFAMGSGRVSYAMGLSGPAMTVDTACSSGLSAIHLACQSLHDGESDIALAGGASVTLEPRKAASGSAIGMLSATGHCHAFDVNADGFVSGEGAVMLLLKRLADAQRDGDRILAVIRGTAANQDGRTVNIVTPSLPAQVSAYRAALAAGDVDPTTIGMVEAHGTGTPIGDPIEYASLAEVYGTTGPCALASVKTNFGHTQSAAGALGMMKAVLAVQHGVIPQNLHFTQLPDKFAEIETNLFVPQENTPWPRDDESTPRRAAVSSYGFSGTNVHAVIEQAPEPRAPKTVEPEGAPALQGARIFPISASSEDGLHQTATRLADWVDTQEDLDIRDLAYTLARRRTPRAVRATVIADSRAQLIEALREVAKGEVPYPPATGQDDKGPVWVFSGQGSQWAEMGKDLLATEPVFAARVAEIEPLIAAESGFSVTEAMTAPEKVTGIDRVQPTIFAMQVALAAAMKSYGANPGAVIGHSLGESAASVVAGALSLEDGVKVICRRSKLMTRISGAGAMASVELPAEEVITQLVARGVSDVVVAVVASPQSTVIGGDTQSVRDLVAAWEERGVMAREVAVDVASHSPQVDPILDELYEVLADIEPLEPEVPYYSATSFDPREEPYCDAGYWADNLRHTVRFAAAVQAALEDDFRVFTELSPHPLLTNAVDQTARSLDKAAAALASMRREQPLPHGLRGLLGDLYAAGAALDWAVLYPDGRLLDAPLPTWSQRSLFLATSGLDSVARRSALVPAHPLMGVHVRLPEEPERHVWQGEVGTDALPWLGDHQIRNADVLPGAAYCEMALVAARTVLGDAAEVRDLRFEQSLPLDQQTPVGITATFQGPDVVDFTVESNREGRYERQATAVLHAADPADHPPALNLSELLANHPRPVDGDDIRKWMDKRGHRLGPAFAGLGGAHIAENAGNTVLAEVALPGPLRPQQGTYGVVHPALLDACFQAVAAHPSVGSALNGGLLLPLSIRSLRGYGSARHARYCYATVTACGAGGVEADLDIVDEHGTVLMTVRGLQMGTGASPDSERDRVLGERLLTIEWQPRELPDTTVTEPGNWLLVTTSDAADLTATALTDALKVHDAQATTLFWPFAGDHAAHAGQLRAQLQEGAFHGVVLVTAPQQNAVNEAGDRGGQYVEHVVRIARELPELLGSPPRLYALTRNAQTVLADDQPNLEQGGLRGLLRVISSENPQLKVSYIDLPNDLGDHGAELVARQLLQNTGEDETAWRNDEWYTARMLPTPLQPEERRSTVVDHADAGMRLQIRTPGDLETLEFAAFDRVPPGPGEIEVEVSASSVNFADVLATFGRYQTFDGKLPDLGLDFGGVVTAVGSEVTDLKVGDRVAGLSTNGCWATFVTCDARLAAPVPDDITDAEAAAATTAYATAWYGLTDLARIRSGDKVLIHSATGGVGQAAIAIARTAGAQIFATAGSPERREKLRAMGIEHVYDSRSNEFAEQIRCDTDGYGVDIVLNSLTGAAQQAGIKLLALGGRFIEIGKRDIYSNTRLELFPFRQNLAFYGVDLALMAESHPAQVHELLSTVYQQIAGGVLPKPEVTHYPMADAATAIRVMGAAEHTGKLVLDVPHVGRSSVVMPPEQAPVFRGDGSYIITGGLGGLGLFLAEKMASAGAGRIVLTSRSQPNQKALETIELVRSIGSDVVVECGDIAEAGTAEKLVATATATGLPLRGVLHAAAVVEDATLPNITEELIRRDWAPKVHGAWNLHEAVQDMEADQPLDWFCSFSSAAALVGSPGQGAYAAANSWLDAFTHWRRAQGLPATSIAWGPWGEIGRATSFAEAAGDAIQPEEGAYAFEALLRHNRAYTGYAPIIGSPWLNAFAQHSPFAEAFKATVKHGGNSKFLSELDKLPQEEWPARLRRMVSEQIGLILRRTIDVDKMLTEYGLDSLSSQELRTRIESETGVRITATNINTTVRSLADLLYEELAGEAVASA from the coding sequence GTGGACAGGACGGGTGTCACTCCGGTTGCCGTCATCGGTATGGCGTGCAGACTGCCGGGAGGCATCGACTCCCCGGAGCAGTTGTGGGAAGCATTGCTACGCGGCGACGACTTTGTCACCGAGGTTCCCTCTCACCGCTGGGACGTCGAGGAGTTCTACGACCCCGAGCCGGGCGTGCCGGGCCGGACGGTCTGCAAGTGGGGCGCCTTCCTGGACGACGTCGCCGACTTCGACCCCGAATTCTTCGGCATCACCGAGCGGGAAGCCACCGAGATGGACCCGCAGCACCGCTTGCTGTTGCAGACGTCCTGGGAGGCCATGGAGCACGCCGGTCTCACCCGCGACGCGCTGACCGCCGTCCAGACCGGCGTGTTCGTCGGTCTGATGCACGACGACTACCTGTTCATGCACGCGGATGCCGACACCCTGAGCGGCCCGTACGGCTACATGGGCAACAGCTTCGCAATGGGCTCCGGCCGGGTCTCCTACGCCATGGGCCTGAGCGGTCCGGCGATGACGGTCGATACCGCGTGTTCCTCCGGCCTGTCGGCCATCCACCTGGCGTGCCAGAGCCTGCACGACGGCGAGAGCGACATCGCGCTCGCCGGCGGCGCCTCGGTGACGCTGGAGCCGCGCAAGGCCGCGTCGGGTTCTGCCATCGGCATGTTGTCGGCCACCGGACACTGCCACGCGTTCGACGTGAACGCGGACGGGTTCGTGTCGGGTGAGGGCGCCGTCATGCTGCTGCTCAAGCGCCTCGCGGACGCCCAGCGCGACGGGGACCGGATCCTTGCGGTGATCCGCGGCACGGCGGCCAACCAGGACGGTCGCACCGTCAACATCGTCACGCCGTCGCTGCCCGCGCAGGTGTCGGCCTACCGGGCTGCACTGGCCGCCGGCGACGTCGACCCCACCACCATCGGGATGGTCGAGGCACACGGCACCGGCACGCCGATCGGCGACCCGATCGAATACGCCAGCCTCGCCGAGGTCTACGGCACCACCGGGCCGTGCGCCCTGGCGTCGGTGAAGACCAACTTCGGACACACCCAGTCGGCCGCTGGTGCGCTCGGCATGATGAAGGCCGTGCTGGCCGTGCAGCACGGGGTGATCCCGCAGAACCTGCATTTCACCCAGCTGCCGGACAAGTTCGCCGAGATTGAGACCAATCTCTTTGTGCCGCAAGAGAACACACCCTGGCCCCGGGACGACGAGTCGACGCCGCGGCGGGCCGCGGTGTCGTCGTACGGCTTCTCGGGCACCAACGTGCACGCCGTGATCGAGCAGGCACCGGAACCGCGGGCCCCCAAGACCGTCGAGCCGGAGGGCGCACCCGCGCTGCAGGGCGCCCGGATCTTCCCGATCTCAGCGAGCTCCGAAGATGGCCTGCACCAGACGGCCACACGGCTCGCCGATTGGGTGGACACCCAGGAGGACCTGGACATCAGGGACCTGGCGTACACCCTGGCCCGCCGGCGTACTCCGCGCGCGGTGCGCGCCACCGTCATCGCCGACAGCCGCGCTCAGCTGATCGAGGCGCTGCGCGAGGTCGCCAAAGGCGAGGTGCCCTACCCGCCCGCCACAGGACAGGATGACAAGGGGCCGGTCTGGGTGTTCTCCGGACAGGGATCCCAGTGGGCCGAGATGGGCAAGGACCTGCTCGCCACCGAGCCGGTGTTCGCGGCCAGGGTCGCCGAGATCGAGCCGCTGATCGCCGCCGAGTCCGGCTTCTCGGTCACCGAGGCCATGACCGCGCCCGAGAAGGTGACGGGCATCGACCGCGTGCAGCCCACCATTTTCGCCATGCAGGTGGCACTGGCCGCGGCGATGAAGTCCTACGGCGCCAACCCCGGCGCGGTCATCGGCCACTCGCTGGGTGAGTCCGCCGCCTCCGTCGTCGCCGGCGCATTGTCGCTGGAAGACGGCGTGAAGGTGATCTGCCGTCGCTCCAAGCTGATGACCCGCATCTCCGGCGCCGGCGCCATGGCGTCGGTCGAATTACCCGCCGAGGAAGTGATCACCCAACTGGTGGCCCGCGGCGTCAGCGACGTCGTGGTGGCCGTGGTCGCCTCGCCGCAGTCCACCGTGATCGGCGGCGACACCCAGTCCGTGCGCGACCTCGTCGCGGCCTGGGAGGAACGCGGCGTGATGGCCCGCGAAGTGGCCGTGGACGTGGCGTCGCACTCGCCGCAGGTCGACCCGATCCTGGACGAACTCTACGAGGTGCTGGCCGACATCGAGCCGCTCGAGCCGGAGGTGCCCTACTACTCGGCCACCTCGTTCGACCCGCGCGAGGAACCGTACTGCGACGCCGGCTACTGGGCGGACAACCTGCGCCACACGGTGCGCTTCGCCGCCGCGGTGCAGGCCGCGCTCGAGGACGACTTCCGGGTGTTCACCGAGCTGTCCCCGCACCCGCTGCTGACGAACGCGGTCGACCAGACCGCGCGCAGCCTGGACAAGGCGGCCGCCGCGCTGGCGAGCATGCGCCGCGAACAACCCCTGCCGCACGGCCTGCGTGGGCTGCTGGGCGACCTGTATGCCGCGGGCGCCGCGCTCGACTGGGCGGTGCTCTACCCCGACGGACGGCTGCTGGACGCGCCGCTGCCCACCTGGAGTCAGCGGTCGCTGTTCCTGGCGACCAGCGGCCTGGATTCGGTGGCGCGCCGCAGCGCGCTGGTGCCCGCGCATCCCCTGATGGGCGTGCACGTGCGGCTGCCCGAGGAGCCGGAGCGCCACGTCTGGCAGGGCGAGGTGGGTACCGACGCGCTGCCCTGGCTCGGCGATCACCAGATCCGTAATGCCGACGTGCTGCCCGGCGCGGCCTACTGCGAGATGGCGCTGGTCGCGGCCCGCACCGTCCTCGGCGACGCGGCGGAGGTGCGGGACCTGCGCTTCGAGCAGTCGCTGCCGCTGGACCAGCAGACTCCGGTCGGCATCACCGCGACATTCCAGGGCCCCGACGTCGTCGACTTCACGGTCGAGAGCAACCGCGAAGGGCGCTACGAGCGGCAGGCCACGGCGGTGCTGCATGCGGCCGACCCGGCGGACCACCCGCCCGCCCTCAACCTGAGCGAGCTGCTGGCAAACCACCCGCGCCCGGTGGACGGCGACGACATCCGCAAGTGGATGGACAAGCGCGGCCACCGGCTGGGACCGGCGTTCGCGGGCCTCGGCGGCGCACACATCGCCGAGAACGCCGGCAACACCGTACTGGCGGAGGTGGCCCTGCCGGGTCCGCTGCGCCCGCAGCAGGGTACCTACGGTGTGGTGCACCCGGCGTTGCTGGACGCCTGCTTCCAGGCGGTTGCCGCACATCCCAGTGTGGGCAGCGCCCTCAACGGTGGCCTACTGCTGCCGCTGAGTATCCGCAGTCTGCGCGGCTACGGCTCGGCGCGGCATGCACGCTACTGCTACGCGACGGTGACGGCGTGCGGTGCCGGCGGCGTGGAAGCCGACCTGGACATCGTCGACGAGCACGGCACCGTCCTGATGACGGTGCGCGGCCTGCAGATGGGCACCGGGGCTTCGCCGGACAGCGAGCGCGATCGTGTTCTGGGCGAGCGCCTGCTGACCATCGAATGGCAACCGCGCGAGCTGCCCGACACCACGGTGACCGAACCCGGCAACTGGCTGCTGGTCACCACCTCGGATGCCGCCGACCTGACGGCCACCGCACTGACGGACGCGCTGAAGGTGCACGACGCGCAGGCGACCACCCTGTTCTGGCCGTTTGCCGGCGACCACGCCGCGCACGCCGGGCAACTGCGCGCTCAACTGCAGGAAGGCGCATTCCACGGCGTGGTGCTGGTTACCGCGCCGCAGCAGAACGCCGTCAACGAGGCGGGAGACCGCGGTGGGCAGTACGTCGAGCACGTGGTGCGCATCGCCCGTGAGCTCCCGGAGTTGCTGGGCTCGCCGCCGCGGCTGTACGCGTTGACCCGCAACGCCCAGACGGTGCTGGCCGACGACCAGCCCAACCTCGAGCAGGGCGGTCTGCGTGGCCTGCTGCGGGTGATCAGTTCGGAGAACCCGCAGCTGAAGGTCAGCTACATCGACCTGCCGAACGACCTCGGCGATCACGGGGCCGAGCTGGTGGCGCGGCAGTTGCTGCAGAACACCGGCGAGGACGAGACCGCGTGGCGCAACGACGAGTGGTACACCGCACGGATGCTGCCCACTCCCCTGCAGCCCGAGGAACGTCGTTCGACCGTGGTCGATCACGCCGACGCCGGCATGCGCCTGCAGATCCGCACGCCGGGGGACCTGGAAACACTGGAATTCGCGGCATTCGACCGGGTGCCGCCGGGACCGGGCGAGATCGAGGTCGAGGTCAGCGCCTCCAGCGTCAACTTCGCCGATGTACTGGCCACGTTCGGCCGCTACCAGACCTTCGACGGGAAACTACCCGATCTGGGTCTTGATTTCGGCGGTGTGGTGACCGCGGTCGGCTCTGAGGTGACCGACCTCAAGGTGGGCGATCGCGTCGCCGGCCTGTCCACCAACGGATGCTGGGCCACCTTCGTCACCTGCGACGCACGCCTGGCCGCACCCGTGCCGGACGACATCACCGACGCCGAAGCGGCCGCCGCGACCACCGCGTACGCCACCGCCTGGTACGGGCTGACGGACCTGGCCCGGATCCGGTCCGGAGACAAGGTGTTGATCCACTCGGCCACCGGCGGCGTCGGGCAGGCGGCCATCGCCATCGCGCGCACGGCCGGAGCCCAGATCTTCGCCACGGCCGGTAGCCCGGAGCGCCGGGAGAAGTTGCGCGCCATGGGAATCGAGCACGTCTACGACTCCCGCAGCAACGAGTTCGCCGAACAGATCCGTTGCGACACCGACGGTTACGGTGTGGACATCGTGCTCAACTCGCTGACCGGCGCCGCTCAGCAGGCCGGGATCAAGCTGCTTGCCCTCGGCGGACGCTTCATCGAGATCGGCAAGCGCGACATCTACTCCAACACCCGGCTGGAGCTGTTCCCGTTCCGGCAGAACCTGGCCTTCTACGGTGTCGACCTGGCCCTGATGGCCGAGAGCCACCCGGCGCAGGTCCACGAGCTGCTGAGCACCGTCTATCAGCAGATCGCCGGCGGCGTGCTGCCGAAGCCCGAGGTCACCCACTACCCGATGGCCGACGCGGCCACCGCGATCCGGGTGATGGGTGCGGCCGAACACACCGGCAAGCTGGTGCTCGACGTCCCGCACGTCGGGCGCAGCAGCGTGGTGATGCCACCCGAGCAGGCGCCGGTCTTCCGGGGCGACGGTTCCTACATCATCACCGGTGGCCTCGGCGGCCTCGGCCTGTTCCTGGCCGAGAAGATGGCCAGCGCCGGCGCCGGCCGCATCGTCCTCACCTCACGTTCACAGCCCAACCAAAAGGCTTTGGAGACAATCGAGTTGGTCCGGTCCATCGGATCCGACGTGGTGGTGGAATGCGGCGACATCGCCGAAGCCGGTACCGCGGAGAAGCTGGTGGCCACCGCCACCGCGACGGGTCTGCCGCTGCGCGGGGTGCTGCACGCGGCAGCCGTGGTCGAGGACGCGACCTTGCCCAACATCACCGAGGAACTCATCCGCCGGGACTGGGCGCCCAAAGTGCACGGCGCATGGAATCTGCACGAAGCCGTGCAAGACATGGAAGCGGATCAGCCGCTGGACTGGTTCTGCTCGTTCTCCTCGGCAGCAGCCCTGGTGGGTTCACCCGGCCAGGGTGCCTACGCGGCGGCCAACAGCTGGCTGGATGCCTTCACCCACTGGCGGCGGGCCCAGGGTCTGCCGGCCACCTCGATCGCCTGGGGGCCGTGGGGTGAGATCGGCCGCGCCACCTCGTTCGCCGAGGCGGCGGGCGACGCCATCCAGCCGGAGGAGGGCGCCTATGCGTTCGAGGCGCTGCTGCGGCACAACCGCGCCTACACCGGCTACGCCCCCATCATCGGATCGCCGTGGCTGAACGCGTTCGCCCAACACAGTCCGTTCGCGGAGGCGTTCAAGGCGACCGTGAAGCACGGCGGGAACAGCAAATTCCTCAGCGAATTGGACAAGCTCCCGCAGGAGGAGTGGCCGGCCCGGTTGCGACGCATGGTCTCCGAGCAGATCGGGCTGATTCTGCGCCGGACCATCGATGTCGACAAGATGTTGACCGAGTACGGCCTGGATTCGCTGAGCAGCCAGGAACTGCGCACCCGCATCGAGTCCGAGACGGGTGTCCGGATCACCGCTACCAACATCAACACCACGGTGCGCAGCCTGGCCGACCTGCTGTACGAGGAGCTGGCGGGGGAAGCAGTCGCGTCGGCGTGA
- a CDS encoding condensation domain-containing protein: MIIGGGSADVTLGVGIVYDWEPGPGSIVTWQPTPASRAKAAKAPVVDVPPSSMQAGHLRGYVEFGERGLDYSRLVMGSWEIPGKCDIRTMTHVINAHVRRHETYRSWFEYNGPKDIVRHKIQNPRDIQLAPVQHGEMTQPEWRELVVSTPPPLEWDCFRFGLIQHENHCSLFAIVDHLHCDPAVVSSLYVEILTNYRALLEGKPPLVMPEPGSHDNFCIREAKISAEATLDTPEVRKWIDFAENNGGGLPEFPLPLGEQSHACGGDIMIEKLMTPQQTAKFEATCMAANARFSGGLFGCVALAHYELTGQETYNGMTPVDKRNSPEEYLSMGWFTGAVPFTVAIDPNSFEETARSTQASFDDNMDMANVPYERVLELAPWLKRNSSQFFMTNYMDAGLPPLSAVVATALKGANATAYNDGRNPAYLYFSVIRLFDEVSIMVNFPNNPVARESVTRYLEVLKSVFARACEGQYAKAAVQLAQ, translated from the coding sequence GTGATCATAGGCGGGGGATCAGCAGACGTCACTCTCGGCGTAGGAATCGTCTACGACTGGGAGCCCGGCCCGGGTTCGATCGTCACCTGGCAGCCAACACCGGCATCGCGCGCGAAAGCTGCAAAAGCACCCGTAGTCGACGTGCCGCCCAGTTCCATGCAGGCCGGCCATTTGCGCGGCTATGTGGAATTCGGTGAGCGTGGCCTCGATTATTCCCGGTTGGTAATGGGTTCCTGGGAGATTCCGGGCAAGTGCGATATCCGGACCATGACGCACGTGATCAATGCACACGTCCGGCGGCACGAAACATACCGCAGCTGGTTTGAATACAATGGCCCGAAGGACATTGTTCGGCACAAGATTCAAAACCCGCGCGACATTCAGCTCGCGCCGGTGCAGCACGGCGAAATGACCCAGCCGGAATGGCGGGAACTCGTCGTTTCCACGCCGCCTCCGCTGGAATGGGACTGCTTCCGCTTCGGTTTGATCCAGCACGAAAACCACTGCTCGCTCTTCGCGATCGTCGACCACCTGCATTGCGACCCGGCCGTGGTTTCGTCGCTGTACGTCGAAATCCTGACCAACTACCGCGCGCTGCTCGAGGGCAAACCGCCGCTGGTCATGCCGGAACCGGGCAGCCACGACAACTTCTGCATTCGGGAAGCGAAAATCTCGGCCGAGGCGACGCTGGACACCCCCGAGGTCCGCAAATGGATCGACTTCGCCGAGAACAACGGCGGCGGCCTGCCGGAGTTCCCGTTGCCGCTGGGTGAGCAGTCGCACGCGTGCGGTGGCGACATCATGATCGAGAAGCTGATGACCCCGCAGCAAACGGCGAAGTTCGAGGCCACCTGCATGGCGGCGAATGCCCGATTCAGCGGCGGTCTGTTCGGCTGTGTCGCCCTGGCCCACTACGAACTGACCGGCCAGGAAACGTACAACGGCATGACTCCGGTCGACAAGCGGAATTCGCCCGAGGAGTACCTGTCGATGGGCTGGTTCACCGGCGCGGTGCCTTTCACGGTCGCCATCGACCCGAATTCCTTCGAGGAAACCGCTCGCTCCACCCAGGCGTCATTCGATGACAACATGGACATGGCGAACGTGCCGTACGAGCGGGTTCTGGAATTGGCACCCTGGCTCAAGCGGAATTCGTCACAGTTCTTCATGACGAATTACATGGACGCCGGCCTGCCGCCGCTTTCCGCCGTGGTCGCCACCGCTCTGAAGGGTGCAAATGCCACGGCTTACAACGACGGCCGGAATCCGGCCTATCTGTACTTCTCGGTGATCCGGCTTTTCGACGAGGTTTCCATCATGGTGAACTTCCCGAACAACCCGGTCGCTCGCGAATCGGTGACTCGTTACCTTGAGGTTCTCAAGTCCGTGTTCGCCCGTGCCTGCGAAGGTCAGTACGCGAAGGCCGCGGTTCAGCTGGCGCAATAG